TCGACAACGACACCTGGGGCACCGACCTCACCTTCGGCTTCCCCAGCGCCATCGACGTGGCCACCCGTGCCATCGACGACATCCATACCACGGCCTCGAGCCATGGCCGCGTCTTCGTGATCGAGATCATGGGGCACCGCGTGGGCTGGATCCCGCTGTACTCGGGCGTGGCCGGCGGCGCCGACGTCATCCTCATCCCCGAGATCCCCTACAAGATGGACAACGTCATCAAGGCCATCGAGCACCGCGAGGCCACGGGCGGGCGATTCGCCATCATCGTGGTGGCCGAGGGTGCCATCACGCAGGAGGATGCGGCCCTTCCCAAGAAGGACTACAAGAAGAAGGTCGCCGAGCGGAAGTACCCGTCGGTCGCCTACGAGGTCGCCGAGCAGATCGAGACGCTCACGGACCGTGAGACCCGCATCGCCATCCCCGGGCACACCCAGCGTGGCGGTGCCCCCAGCGCGTACGACCGCGTCTTCGCCACGCAGTGCGGCGTCGAGGCGGGTCGCGCCATCCTCGAAGGCAAGTCCGGCTTCATGATCGCCCGCTGCGACGACAGGATGGCGCGCGTGCCCCTCTCGGAGGTCGCCGGCAAGCTCAAGTACGTCGACCCCAAGTGCGACCTCGTGCGCGAGGCCAAGCTCATGGGGATCAGCTTCGGGGACGAGAAGTAACAGCGCGCATCCTTGGCGGTCCCGGACTCGGCTCGTGCCATGCCCTCGCTCGGGCAGTCCTCATCCCGCTCGGCGAAGGACGCCGAGCATTGCGGAACTCGCTCGCGGCAAGGCACGAGCCGAGCTGCCATCAAGGCTGGCCTGCGCCAGCGGCGTTAAGGCATGGCACGAGCCGAGCTGCCATCAAGGCTGGCCTGCGCCAGCGGCGGAAACGCACGGGCGCCTACTGCTCGGCGCATGCCAGCTCGTCCACGCGGGCGTGCACGGTCTGGGACTGCTCGGCACTCCCGTTGAAGACGCCTATCGACAGCAGGCAGTCGCCGTAGTCCCGCCCGTTCGAGATCTTGACGTACGAGTCTCCCACCGCGCAGTCGTTGGTGGGGTCGAGCGGGTGCCAGCGCCCGCCTTGATAGACCTCGATCCAGGCGTGCGTGGCCCCCTCGGCGGTGTAGATGCCCGCGACGTACTTCGCGAGAAGCCCGAGCCCACGGCAGACGGATATCGTCACCTGGGCGAAGTCCTGGCAGACGCCAGACCCTCCGGCGAGGGCCTCCTCGGCGCACGTCTCCACGGTGGTCGAGCCCGGCACGTAGGCGAGCCGCTCGTGCACGGCATGCATCGCGAAGGTCGCGCGCTCCACCGGCGAGCTCACCTTGCCGCCGGATGCCAGGATGGACTCGCGTACCTCCTCGGTGAGGGCGGCGAGCGCCGGCCCTTGTCGGGTGTAGTCGCTCTGGAACCGATAGAGCGGCTTGTAGGGTGACGTCCGTATGAGGTGCTGGTCGACGAAGGCAAGCCCTGACACCTTGTACGAGAAGGTCTCGTGAGGCTCGTCGATCGACCCTATGAGCACGGGGTTATGGAAGCTGTCCGTCTCGTGGCCCGGCTCGCAGGCAGGCGAGATCTCGAGCTCGAGGTCGCAGATGCGCTGCTGGGGCAGGTCGGGCGGCAGGCAGCGCAGTTGGAAGCGGTGGCCTGAGACGGCCTCCGAGAAGTCGAGCTCCGTCTGGTAGGAGAAGCGCAGCTTGTTCACGCCGCCGGCTCCTGTATGAGTCCCCGTATCCTGTCGCCCAGGGGCACGCCGTAGCCGCGCTCGCAGACCCGCGTCGCGAGCTCCTCGAGGACCTGAGCGATCGGCAGACACTCGGGGCTCTCCACGAACGAGAGATAGAGCGCGAGCTTGTCCACGGCGCCCGCAAGCTCGCGGTCGGGCTTGCCGAAGCGGCTGAGCAGCTCGATCCTCTCCACGTACTTGCCTACGAAGACGAGGGCCTTCACGGACCGGTCGCCGCAGCCGTTCTCGATCGACCCCCAGAAGGCGAGGATGTCGTCTCCCACGGAGCGATGCTGCACGAGCCTCAGGCCGGGCTCCTTGGAGCGCCTGAGGTTGATGAGGGCGAGCTCCACGTATGAGATCGTCTCGGTCCCCAGCTCGGGGCGCAGCAGCATCGCATCGCCGAAGGCGGCCCGCATGGCGGCGCACATCGAGACGGGGTTCTCGCGGTCATAGAGGAAGTCGTACAGGAACTCGTCGACCCTCGCGTGTGGCGAGACGGGCATGTCGCATGCGGCGCAGAACTCCGAGAAGTCCTTGACCTCGAGGTCGACGTTGCCATCGTAGGTCTCGAAGAACTCCCGGAGCGTGGTGTAGACCCGCTCCGTGTAGCGACCGAGCCAGAGCATCTCGTCGGCCTTGCTCAGCGTGATAGGACCCATGTGTCCTTGAAGCCCCCTCCCTGGGATGAGTTGACCACCATCGAGCCGGGCTCGCTGGAGTAACGCGTGAGGCCGCTGGCCCAGACCCGGCAGCTCCTGCCGGTGAGCACGAAGGCGCGCAGGTCTGCCATGCGGCGGCAGGGCCTGCCCTCGGCATCCAACGACGGCAGGTCGCGGAAGTGCACGACCTCCTGGGCGATGAAGCGGCGCGGCTCGGCGCGGATGCGCCCGGCAAGGTCCGCGAGCTGCGCCTTGGTGAGGGTGTCGCCAAAGACGACCCCGTAGCCGCCTGCCTCGGCCACGTCCTTGACCACGAGGGTGTCCAGGTGCCCTAGCACATAGGCGAGGTCCTGGTCGAACTCGGGCAGGTAGGTGGGTGCGTTCTGGAGCAGGGGCTGCTCGCCGAGGTAGTAGTGGATCATGCGGGGGACGAAGTAGTAGATGCCCTTGTCGTCGGCCACGCCGTTGCCGGGGGCGTTCACGAGGGCGACGTTGCCTGCTCGGTAGACGCCCATGAGGTTGGGCACGCCGATGACGCTCTCGGGCTTGAAGCAGAAGGGGTCGAGGTACTCGTCCGAGATGCGCCGGTAGACGACGCCCACCTTGTGACGATGCCCCGCATAGTCGAGGAAGTAGAGCCTGCCTCCCTCGCTTATGAGGTCCGAGGGGTAGACGAGGGTGGCCCCGGTCTTCTCGGCGAGGTAGGAATGCTCGAAGAAGGCGGCGTTGTAGCGGCCGGGCGTGAGGATGACCGGGATGCCGCCGCACGAGCAGTACTCCATCGTGTCGGCGAGCATCTGCGGG
This genomic stretch from Atopobiaceae bacterium harbors:
- a CDS encoding ATP-dependent 6-phosphofructokinase, producing the protein MLRVGMLTSGGDCQSLNATMRGIAKTLLNNSDEPVEIYGFEDGYRGLIYGKFRILTWADLSGMLTVGGTILGTSRTPFKLLDTPEADGVDKVAAMKQNYAKLQLDCLCMLGGNGSTKTANRLSQEGLNVIALPKTIDNDTWGTDLTFGFPSAIDVATRAIDDIHTTASSHGRVFVIEIMGHRVGWIPLYSGVAGGADVILIPEIPYKMDNVIKAIEHREATGGRFAIIVVAEGAITQEDAALPKKDYKKKVAERKYPSVAYEVAEQIETLTDRETRIAIPGHTQRGGAPSAYDRVFATQCGVEAGRAILEGKSGFMIARCDDRMARVPLSEVAGKLKYVDPKCDLVREAKLMGISFGDEK
- a CDS encoding circularly permuted type 2 ATP-grasp protein, translating into MDVTTTAPTGLTSLEPLMNQRNDINADLARNGVRFGVYKDGTFNEQIFPYDPVPRVIDAPEFERLSAGLTQRVRALNAFLHDIYSQKQIIRDKVIPEDFVYSSSGYLPQVNGLEPPSGIHAHIAGEDLVQAEDGTWYVLEDNLRIPSGASYPLIARQITRRVAPAAYAANHVRDNRDYPQMLADTMEYCSCGGIPVILTPGRYNAAFFEHSYLAEKTGATLVYPSDLISEGGRLYFLDYAGHRHKVGVVYRRISDEYLDPFCFKPESVIGVPNLMGVYRAGNVALVNAPGNGVADDKGIYYFVPRMIHYYLGEQPLLQNAPTYLPEFDQDLAYVLGHLDTLVVKDVAEAGGYGVVFGDTLTKAQLADLAGRIRAEPRRFIAQEVVHFRDLPSLDAEGRPCRRMADLRAFVLTGRSCRVWASGLTRYSSEPGSMVVNSSQGGGFKDTWVLSR
- a CDS encoding alpha-E domain-containing protein, producing the protein MGPITLSKADEMLWLGRYTERVYTTLREFFETYDGNVDLEVKDFSEFCAACDMPVSPHARVDEFLYDFLYDRENPVSMCAAMRAAFGDAMLLRPELGTETISYVELALINLRRSKEPGLRLVQHRSVGDDILAFWGSIENGCGDRSVKALVFVGKYVERIELLSRFGKPDRELAGAVDKLALYLSFVESPECLPIAQVLEELATRVCERGYGVPLGDRIRGLIQEPAA
- a CDS encoding transglutaminase family protein, whose translation is MNKLRFSYQTELDFSEAVSGHRFQLRCLPPDLPQQRICDLELEISPACEPGHETDSFHNPVLIGSIDEPHETFSYKVSGLAFVDQHLIRTSPYKPLYRFQSDYTRQGPALAALTEEVRESILASGGKVSSPVERATFAMHAVHERLAYVPGSTTVETCAEEALAGGSGVCQDFAQVTISVCRGLGLLAKYVAGIYTAEGATHAWIEVYQGGRWHPLDPTNDCAVGDSYVKISNGRDYGDCLLSIGVFNGSAEQSQTVHARVDELACAEQ